Sequence from the Kribbella aluminosa genome:
GGCGCTGGTGATCCCTGGGCTGATCGACCTCGATGCCGTCGCAGACATCGACCACGCCCTGCTCGACTCGTGGGCGCCGGCCCACACCGCGTCCGGCCTGCAGTGGTCCGAGGACTACTTCACCTCGCGCCGCACCGACGTGTTCGACCCGGAGGAGCGCACCTTCATCCGTCGGTACGCGCTGGCGCAACTGCTGTTGTACGGAGTCACCACCTGCATGCCTATCGCCTCCGAGGTGCACAGCTCGTGGGCCGAGACCTACGACGACGCGATCGGCATCGCAGAGGCGGCGCGTGACCTTGGAATCCGGGCGTACGTCGGCCCCAGTTACCGCTCCGGCGTCAACGTGCTGCGTGCCGACGGCACGCGAGATGTCCTGTGGGACCACGACCTGGGCCGGGCCGGCCTTGACGATGCCGCACGGTTCCTGTCCTCTGCGGACAACACGCCGGACAGCCTCGTCCGTGGCGCCTTGCTGCCCTGCCGGATCGAGACGATGTCGTTCGAGCTCCTGGAGTCCACTGCGAAGCTTGCGCGCGAGTACGACGTACCGGTGCGACTGCACTGCATGCAGAGCGAGCTCGAGTTGGAGCTGCTGCAGCGCCGGCACGGCGCGGGTCCGCTGGAGCTGATGGAGCGGAGCGGACTTCTCGGCTGTCGGCTCCTCGTGCCCCACGCCGTCCACGGGAGCAGCGACCGCGACCGGCGCTCTCCCAGCGACGGCGAGCTTGCCGCACTGGCAGGAGCCGG
This genomic interval carries:
- a CDS encoding chlorohydrolase family protein; protein product: MGTAVHARFVLGFDRGEHVLLEDATVIYDGSVVVYVGPRRDTTADRVVELGQALVIPGLIDLDAVADIDHALLDSWAPAHTASGLQWSEDYFTSRRTDVFDPEERTFIRRYALAQLLLYGVTTCMPIASEVHSSWAETYDDAIGIAEAARDLGIRAYVGPSYRSGVNVLRADGTRDVLWDHDLGRAGLDDAARFLSSADNTPDSLVRGALLPCRIETMSFELLESTAKLAREYDVPVRLHCMQSELELELLQRRHGAGPLELMERSGLLGCRLLVPHAVHGSSDRDRRSPSDGELAALAGAGASVVHCPSTSLRYGMVLDTFDRFTEAGVNVTLGSDSFPPDLLRAMDEGSCLAKVLERRLDAGDLATYFRAATLHAAHALGREDLGRLAPGAQADFVALRLDDFRLGVVDDPLRTVVMAGSPRDVALSVVAGRTVVEDGQLPGVDLAAMKARAQSLFARMRAAYSTRDALGRDQAALFPPVFRRVDRALGSCVSTSS